GCAAGACCCTGGTCGATCGCGCCGTCGCGACCTACGCGCGCGACGACGCGAAGCGGGTTTAATCAGTCATCCTGAGCGAGGTACGCCCGCTCGGGATGCCCCCGATTTCAGGAGTCCGCCGTGAAGCCGATCTTCTTCACGATCGGACCCCAGCGGTCGTAGCTCTGCTTCAGGAGCGTTGCGAGTTCCTGCGGCGTCGAGGATTTAACCTCGAGGCCCATGACGGCGAGGCCGTCGACCACGTCCTTCTGGGCGAGCGCTGCGCGCAGCGCTTCGTTGGCGCGCATGACGACCGGGGCGGGCGTGCCGCCCGGAGCGAAGAAACCGAACCATTCGGAAAAGACGAGATCCTTGTAGCCCTGCTCGGCGAAGGTCGGGACGTTCGGCGCGAAGCGGCTGCGGGTGGCGCCCGAAACGCCGAGAAGGCGCGCCTTGCCGGCGGCGACCTGCTGGGTGAACTCGCCGACCGGACCCGACACCGCCTGGATCTGGCCACCGACCATGTCCTGCACGGCGGGCTGCGTGCCGCGATAGGCGACATGTTTCAGCTCGATGCCGCCCGCCTGGCCCAGCAGCACGCCGATGAAATGCGGAACCGAGCCGGCCGCCGGCGAGCCGTAATTGGCCTTGTCCGGGTTGGCTTTGCACCAGGCCAGGAACTCGGGGATGTTCTTCACGCTGTCGGGCACGGCGGGGCCAACGCAGAAGCCGAAGTCGAAGACGCAGGCCAGTGTCACCGGCGTCACGTCGGTGAAGGCGTCGTAGGCCAGCTTCTTGTAGATGTGCGGATAGATCATCAGCATCGACGCGGGCGTCTGCAGGATGACGCTGCCGTCGGTCGCCGCGCCCTTCATCGACTGGATGGCGATCTGGCCACCGGCGCCGGCCTTGTTCTCGACGATCGCCGCCTTGGTGTAGGCGGTGCCCTTGAGGCCCTCGGCGACGCGACGGCAAAGCGTGTCGGACGTGCCGCCCGGCGGGAAGCCGGTGATGATGCGCACGTTCTCGAGCGGCTGGGTGCCCTGCGCGCCCGCACGGCCGGCGAGCCCCAGGGTGGCGAGCGCGGCAGCGGCACCCGTGGCGCGGACGAAGCCGCGGCGGTTCTGGTTGGTCATTGGTTTCCTCCCGTTTGTGCGCGGACTGTCGCCCAAATCTGCGGGCGCGCCAAGTGCGGCCGTCGGAAGATCACCTGCCACTCCGACGCCGGACAACGGCGGCCTTCTTCACGCCGGAAGGGCCGGTCCATCGCGGAAACGTCCTGGTGTCGAGGCCGAACAGGTCGAGCACGCGCGCGACCGAATGGGTCACGATGTCGTCGACGGTCTTCGGGCGCGTATAGAAAGCCGGCGACGGCACCGCGACGATGGCACCCATCTCGGTGACAGCCAGCATGCTCTTGATGTGGCCGGCATGCAGCGGCGTTTCGCGGAACATCAGCACGACCCGCCGGCGTTCCTTGAGGCAGACGTCGGCTGCACGCGAGACGAGGCCAGACGTCACCCCGGTCGCGATCTCGCTCAGGGTCCGCACCGAGCACGGCGCCACGATCATGCCCATGGTCTGGAACGACCCGCTCGATATCGCCGCGGCGATGTCGCCCGGCGCATGGACGTGATCGGCCAGCGCCCGCAGGTCGGCGGCAGACATGTCGGTCTCGAGCGACCGCGTCTGATCGCCCGCCTTGGAGATCACGAGATGGGTCTCGATCTTCAGGGCGCGCAACGCTTCCAGCACACGAATCCCGTAGACCGTTCCCGAGGCGCCGGTGATGCCGACGACCATGCGCCGGCCCGATGCGCCTGCTGCCTTGCTCGTTGCCATGCGCAGTCCCTCAGCCGCCGTTCTTGATGTTTGCGACGTGCCGAACTGCAGCGTCTCGCAAGACTTCACCTTTATGTGAACAAGTTACAGTGGAAACGCAATATGATGTAAGGTGGCCTTAAGCTGGCAACGATATCAGTGCCCCAAGATCGATCAAGGACGGTCCGCGGGCCAGTTTTCGCAATGAAAGATGCAGTGTCTCCCTCCGCCCTGAACCTCTTCCATGAAGAAGACGCCGCCGATCGCTGGCTGCCTCTGGTTCGCCGCGCCTTGCGCAGGACGAAGCCGTCCAGCGGAAGTTTCCAGAGCTTCCAGAACCTGTGCGCCGGCCTCGATCACCTCGGCATACCCTATCGGGTGAACAACTACGCGCATCTGCGTCGCCATCCCGGCGAGATCGCCTGCGTCATCGGCAAGCCGCCGGTGCTGGACAAGATCCCCTGCGGCACGCCGATCGTGTTCGGGTCGGCGGGCTACGACCATCCGGTCGACGATCCCACACTTCTCTCCGATCACAACATCCGGGGCGTGCTGGTGCCGTGCGAATGGGTCCGGAAAATGTGCGAACCCTACTGGGGCATGAAGGTGCATGCGTGGGCCGAGGGTTTCGACACCGAAGGCTGGAAGCCCCTGCCCGGCGCCGTCCAGGACATCGACGTCCTGGTCTGCGACAGGATCCGTTGCCATCCCGAGCGCGATCGCCCGGCGGTCCGCGATCCCATCGTCCGCGACCTCGAGGCCCGCGGCCTGCGCGTTGCCACCTTCCGCCACGACGGCGGACGCGAGGAACAGTTCCGCGCCCTGCTCGCCCGTGCGCGCTCGATGGTGCTGCTGAGCGAGCATGAGACCCGGGGCGTTGCCCTGCGGCAGGCCCTGTCGTCCGATGTTCCCGTCCTCGCCTGGGACGCCGGCGGCCTATGGCAGGATACCCGCTACCATCCCCATCGCGTTCAGTTCGGCCCCGTGACCTCGACTCCCGACTGGGATGACCGCTGCGGGATGAAGTTCCGCGATACCGACGACTTCGGCGCCGTCTTCCCGCGCTTCTGGACGGGCGTTCTCCAGCAACGATTCGCGCCCCGTGCGCATGTGCTGGAAAATCTGACCCTGGAAGCCGGCGCACGCCGTTACGCCGACCTCGTGCATCGCCTGAACTTCGGTGCCCTCGACCGGGAAGAGCCGGCAGACTGGCTAAAAGCTGCCTGACCGCGCGAACGCTGCCGCCCGGGCGCGTTGCACCGCGAGGGTGCCTCCGGTATGGTCCGCCGCGCTGGACCCGTAGCTCAGCTGGATAGAGCGCTGCCCTCCGAAGGCAGAGGTCGTGAGTTCGAATCTCGCCGGGTCCGCCACTTCACCTTGAATTCGATGACCGTGCGAAAGGCCGACCGCGACCCGCCGGCCTACGTGCTGGTCTTGCTCCGGGCGCCTCGCCCCCGGCCGTCGTTCGCGCCGCGACCGCCGACCGACAGAGTGATGTCCGTCAGTGTTCCCAGACGCTGGAGCACAGGCGCCACGTAGGCTCGCTTGGCCGCCGGGGCCGTGGGTCGGGCATCGGTCTCGAATACGTCATTCATGGCGT
This DNA window, taken from Reyranella humidisoli, encodes the following:
- a CDS encoding glycosyltransferase, which translates into the protein MSPSALNLFHEEDAADRWLPLVRRALRRTKPSSGSFQSFQNLCAGLDHLGIPYRVNNYAHLRRHPGEIACVIGKPPVLDKIPCGTPIVFGSAGYDHPVDDPTLLSDHNIRGVLVPCEWVRKMCEPYWGMKVHAWAEGFDTEGWKPLPGAVQDIDVLVCDRIRCHPERDRPAVRDPIVRDLEARGLRVATFRHDGGREEQFRALLARARSMVLLSEHETRGVALRQALSSDVPVLAWDAGGLWQDTRYHPHRVQFGPVTSTPDWDDRCGMKFRDTDDFGAVFPRFWTGVLQQRFAPRAHVLENLTLEAGARRYADLVHRLNFGALDREEPADWLKAA
- a CDS encoding UbiX family flavin prenyltransferase — its product is MATSKAAGASGRRMVVGITGASGTVYGIRVLEALRALKIETHLVISKAGDQTRSLETDMSAADLRALADHVHAPGDIAAAISSGSFQTMGMIVAPCSVRTLSEIATGVTSGLVSRAADVCLKERRRVVLMFRETPLHAGHIKSMLAVTEMGAIVAVPSPAFYTRPKTVDDIVTHSVARVLDLFGLDTRTFPRWTGPSGVKKAAVVRRRSGR
- a CDS encoding Bug family tripartite tricarboxylate transporter substrate binding protein produces the protein MTNQNRRGFVRATGAAAALATLGLAGRAGAQGTQPLENVRIITGFPPGGTSDTLCRRVAEGLKGTAYTKAAIVENKAGAGGQIAIQSMKGAATDGSVILQTPASMLMIYPHIYKKLAYDAFTDVTPVTLACVFDFGFCVGPAVPDSVKNIPEFLAWCKANPDKANYGSPAAGSVPHFIGVLLGQAGGIELKHVAYRGTQPAVQDMVGGQIQAVSGPVGEFTQQVAAGKARLLGVSGATRSRFAPNVPTFAEQGYKDLVFSEWFGFFAPGGTPAPVVMRANEALRAALAQKDVVDGLAVMGLEVKSSTPQELATLLKQSYDRWGPIVKKIGFTADS